The Deinococcus sonorensis KR-87 genome includes a window with the following:
- the aroQ gene encoding type II 3-dehydroquinate dehydratase, with protein sequence MFLILNGPNLNLLGTREPGVYGAGTLEDLERQCEEWGTELGVTVTCHQSNFEGQLLEWVQQAGEQGFRGIVINPGALTHYSYALRDAIAGQALPVVEVHLSNVDAREAFRHVSVTAPVCRGKISGLGWAGYRFALEYLSEL encoded by the coding sequence TTGTTCCTGATTCTGAACGGCCCCAACCTGAACCTGCTGGGCACCCGCGAGCCGGGCGTGTACGGCGCCGGCACCCTGGAAGACCTGGAACGGCAGTGCGAGGAGTGGGGCACCGAACTGGGCGTGACGGTCACCTGTCACCAGAGCAATTTCGAGGGGCAGCTGCTGGAGTGGGTGCAGCAGGCGGGCGAGCAGGGCTTCCGCGGCATCGTGATCAACCCGGGCGCGCTGACCCACTACAGCTACGCGCTGCGCGACGCCATCGCCGGGCAGGCGCTGCCGGTGGTGGAGGTGCACCTCTCCAACGTGGACGCCCGCGAGGCGTTCCGGCATGTCAGCGTGACCGCGCCAGTGTGTCGCGGCAAGATCTCCGGGCTCGGCTGGGCCGGGTACCGCTTTGCGCTGGAGTACCTCAGCGAATTATGA
- the ubiE gene encoding bifunctional demethylmenaquinone methyltransferase/2-methoxy-6-polyprenyl-1,4-benzoquinol methylase UbiE encodes MTIPRVGDHQDKADDVRDMFASIAPRYDLLNRVLSLGVDRGWRRVAAQEALLLRPQRVLDVATGTADFALELKQRSPDSEVTGSDFVPQMLAIGRQKAQARHLDIRLEEGDALQLPYPDGSFDTVTCAFGFRNFSNYQRGLEEFWRVLRPGGRCVILEFPPPAQGLFGSVFRFYFRRILPRIGALVSGNVGAYTYLPESVLAFPEPERLAGMMVATGFRTRYRLLSFGIVAVHVGDRL; translated from the coding sequence ATGACCATCCCGCGCGTGGGCGACCACCAGGACAAGGCCGACGATGTGCGCGACATGTTCGCCAGCATCGCGCCCCGCTACGATCTGCTGAACCGTGTGCTGAGCCTGGGCGTGGACCGTGGCTGGCGGCGGGTGGCGGCCCAAGAGGCGCTGCTGCTGCGCCCGCAACGCGTGCTGGACGTGGCCACCGGCACCGCCGACTTTGCGCTGGAACTCAAGCAGCGCTCGCCCGACTCGGAGGTGACCGGCTCCGACTTCGTGCCGCAGATGCTGGCCATTGGGCGGCAGAAGGCCCAGGCCCGGCACCTCGACATCCGGCTGGAGGAGGGCGACGCGCTGCAGCTGCCTTACCCGGACGGCAGCTTTGACACCGTGACCTGCGCCTTCGGGTTCCGCAACTTCTCGAATTACCAGCGTGGCCTGGAGGAGTTCTGGCGGGTGCTGCGGCCGGGAGGCCGGTGCGTGATCCTGGAATTTCCGCCTCCGGCTCAAGGGCTGTTCGGCAGTGTGTTCCGCTTCTATTTCCGCCGCATCCTGCCGCGCATCGGGGCGCTGGTCAGCGGCAATGTCGGCGCGTACACCTATCTGCCGGAGAGCGTGCTGGCCTTCCCGGAACCGGAGCGGCTGGCCGGCATGATGGTGGCCACCGGGTTCCGCACCCGGTACCGCCTGCTGAGCTTCGGCATTGTGGCGGTCCATGTGGGCGACCGACTGTAG
- a CDS encoding shikimate kinase has product MDSPGLIERPVTWVALAGFMGTGKSRIGWELSRSLALHFVDTDKLITRVVGKSIPEVFAHEGEGFFRACEGEVVRRVTRLDYAVVSLGGGTFVHEENRRVLLERGPVVVLWASPETILARTRHSDRPLLHTPDPLARIEALMSERENAYRQGTIHVHSDGRPSEEIVAEIIERLWTYADVQAFAETLESERASD; this is encoded by the coding sequence ATGGACAGCCCCGGCCTGATCGAACGCCCAGTCACCTGGGTGGCGCTGGCCGGCTTCATGGGCACCGGCAAAAGCCGGATCGGCTGGGAGCTGAGCCGTTCACTGGCGCTGCACTTCGTGGACACCGACAAGCTGATCACCCGGGTGGTGGGCAAGAGCATCCCGGAGGTGTTCGCCCACGAGGGCGAAGGCTTCTTCCGCGCCTGCGAGGGCGAGGTGGTCCGCCGGGTCACTCGGCTGGACTACGCGGTGGTGAGCCTGGGCGGCGGCACCTTCGTGCATGAGGAGAACCGGCGGGTGCTGCTGGAGCGCGGCCCGGTGGTGGTGCTGTGGGCCAGCCCGGAAACCATCCTGGCGCGCACCCGCCACTCAGACCGGCCGCTGCTGCACACCCCGGACCCGCTGGCCCGCATCGAGGCGCTGATGAGCGAGCGCGAGAATGCCTACCGCCAGGGCACCATCCACGTGCACAGCGACGGGCGGCCCTCCGAGGAAATCGTGGCCGAGATCATCGAGCGGCTGTGGACCTACGCCGACGTGCAGGCCTTTGCCGAGACGCTGGAGAGTGAACGTGCCTCGGATTGA
- a CDS encoding ABC transporter permease, producing MFTFIVRRLIQIPVVMFVLSLMIVGLLQLLTPTQRAAGYIRSEQQAAQLDRIIKERGFDQPFPVQYGHWLSSTLHGDLGFSKTSSQPVLDTIRTRLPNTVELALYTLIPIVLLGVWLGTLSALNKDKFLDQLLRVFTIVGYSLPSFVLGILLLKFFYGSLGWLPGPGQVEVLNQFAILDPSFHRYTGMLSIDAMLNGRWNVAWDVIRHLVMPVLTLLVISSATMIKVMRAQMLEALSSDYVRTARSKGLSDRMVNSKHARRNALLPIVTLTGFQIISLLGGAIFTETIFAYPGVGQWVGAAAQNLDVPAVLGFALLSAIIVVVVSTLTDLFYGVVDPRVRFD from the coding sequence ATGTTCACGTTTATCGTTCGGCGTCTGATTCAGATTCCGGTGGTGATGTTCGTGCTGTCCCTGATGATCGTGGGGCTGTTGCAGCTGCTGACCCCCACCCAGCGGGCCGCCGGGTACATCCGCAGCGAGCAGCAGGCGGCTCAGCTGGACCGGATCATCAAGGAGCGCGGCTTTGATCAGCCGTTCCCGGTTCAGTACGGCCACTGGCTCAGCAGCACCCTGCACGGCGATCTTGGCTTCTCCAAGACCAGCAGTCAGCCGGTGCTGGACACCATCCGCACCCGCCTGCCCAACACGGTGGAGCTGGCCCTCTACACCCTGATCCCGATCGTGCTGCTGGGGGTGTGGCTCGGTACGCTCTCGGCGCTGAACAAGGACAAGTTCCTGGATCAGTTGCTGCGGGTGTTCACCATCGTGGGCTACAGCCTGCCGAGTTTTGTGCTGGGCATCCTGCTGCTCAAGTTCTTCTACGGCTCGCTCGGCTGGCTGCCGGGGCCAGGTCAGGTGGAGGTGCTCAACCAGTTCGCCATCCTGGACCCCAGCTTCCACCGCTACACCGGCATGCTCAGCATCGACGCGATGCTGAACGGCCGCTGGAACGTGGCCTGGGACGTGATCCGGCACCTGGTGATGCCGGTCCTGACCCTGCTGGTCATCAGCAGCGCCACCATGATCAAGGTGATGCGCGCGCAGATGCTGGAGGCGCTGAGCAGCGATTACGTCCGGACCGCCCGCAGCAAGGGGCTGTCGGACCGCATGGTCAACAGCAAGCACGCCCGCCGCAACGCCCTGCTGCCGATCGTGACGCTCACCGGCTTCCAGATCATCAGCCTGCTGGGTGGCGCCATCTTCACCGAAACCATCTTCGCGTACCCGGGCGTGGGCCAGTGGGTCGGGGCCGCCGCCCAGAACCTGGACGTGCCGGCCGTGCTGGGCTTCGCCCTGCTGTCGGCCATCATCGTGGTGGTGGTCAGCACCCTCACCGACCTGTTCTACGGGGTCGTGGACCCGCGCGTGAGGTTTGACTGA
- a CDS encoding ABC transporter permease, translating into MTTTAPVPESKKPSRFSEFWHSRPVAKLRRNKLALIGLAMTIIFLLVAVFAPLIARPGGNCLRDLNMTSPNQIYNPAGAPFWQAIVAPPNSCYQTQRESFSPIPTPPSRQAWFGTSQGYDIFYGLIWGTRIMMKMGLIIVAITLLIGVIVGAVSGFYGGWIDNLIQRFIDVLFAFPGLVLTIVLLTILPRTTSSIILAFCLTGWAGYARVVRGDVLRTRKLEFVDGARSLGASDWRMISKHVIPNSVASVLTLAILDLGTIPLSIAALSFLGIGLPVGTTDWGQFISFARAWMDNQYWYVTVLPAAFIILFSLSWNLFGDAVRDAFDPRTR; encoded by the coding sequence ATGACCACCACCGCTCCCGTTCCTGAAAGCAAAAAGCCGTCGCGGTTCTCGGAGTTCTGGCACTCGCGGCCGGTCGCCAAGCTGCGGCGCAACAAGCTGGCCCTGATCGGGCTGGCCATGACCATCATTTTCCTGCTGGTGGCGGTGTTCGCGCCGCTGATCGCGCGGCCCGGCGGCAACTGCCTGCGCGACCTGAACATGACCAGCCCCAACCAGATCTACAATCCGGCCGGCGCGCCGTTCTGGCAGGCCATCGTGGCGCCGCCGAACAGCTGCTACCAGACGCAGCGCGAGAGCTTCTCCCCCATCCCGACGCCGCCCAGCCGTCAGGCGTGGTTCGGCACCAGCCAGGGCTACGACATCTTCTACGGCCTGATCTGGGGCACCCGCATCATGATGAAGATGGGCCTGATCATCGTGGCGATCACGCTGCTGATCGGGGTGATCGTGGGCGCCGTCAGCGGCTTCTACGGCGGCTGGATCGACAACCTGATCCAGCGCTTCATTGACGTGCTGTTCGCCTTCCCGGGCCTGGTGCTCACCATCGTGCTGCTGACGATCCTGCCGCGCACGACCAGCAGCATCATCCTGGCCTTCTGCCTGACCGGCTGGGCCGGGTACGCCCGCGTGGTGCGCGGCGACGTGCTGCGCACCCGCAAGCTGGAGTTCGTGGACGGTGCGCGCAGCCTGGGCGCCAGCGACTGGCGCATGATCAGCAAGCACGTGATTCCCAACAGCGTGGCCTCGGTGCTGACGCTGGCAATCCTGGACCTGGGCACCATCCCGCTGAGCATCGCGGCGCTGTCGTTCCTGGGCATCGGCCTGCCGGTCGGCACCACCGACTGGGGCCAGTTCATCAGCTTCGCCCGCGCCTGGATGGACAACCAGTACTGGTACGTAACGGTGCTGCCGGCGGCGTTCATCATCCTGTTCTCGCTCAGCTGGAACCTGTTCGGGGACGCCGTGCGCGACGCCTTCGACCCCAGAACGCGCTAA
- the ddrC gene encoding DNA damage response protein DdrC has translation MKLLAQMIQVGPRSLPAQGGLVQADAVFEMLGLTRPEAWEPYAQLHDFTSPKRDFGFGPEPTLSLPEVVRLAFNTQTTQARRWQRQAQGWLVRMLSGDVRLSAEIAERNPEPEARRWLHARLENQEARKTLMSTVARHGGSGPIYGQLGSISNRSVLGMNSASLRQERGVRATRDGLRTDELLRLSYLESATARAIEERGVQGNEPILALHRDLAERERQTWGGSVAGSAPQAG, from the coding sequence ATGAAACTGCTTGCCCAGATGATCCAGGTCGGCCCCCGCTCGCTGCCCGCTCAGGGCGGTCTGGTGCAGGCTGACGCCGTGTTCGAGATGCTCGGTCTGACCCGCCCGGAGGCGTGGGAACCGTACGCTCAGCTCCATGACTTCACCAGCCCGAAGCGCGACTTTGGGTTCGGCCCGGAACCGACCCTCAGCCTGCCGGAAGTGGTGAGGCTCGCCTTCAATACCCAGACCACCCAGGCCCGGCGCTGGCAGCGTCAGGCGCAGGGCTGGCTGGTCCGCATGCTCAGCGGCGACGTACGCCTGAGCGCCGAGATCGCCGAGCGCAACCCCGAGCCGGAGGCGCGGCGCTGGCTGCATGCCCGCCTGGAGAACCAGGAAGCCCGCAAGACCCTGATGAGCACGGTGGCCCGTCACGGCGGCAGCGGCCCCATCTACGGTCAGCTGGGCAGCATCAGCAACCGCAGCGTGCTGGGCATGAACAGCGCCTCGCTGCGGCAGGAGCGTGGCGTGCGCGCCACCCGCGACGGCCTGCGGACCGATGAGCTGCTGCGCCTCAGCTACCTGGAGAGCGCCACCGCGCGCGCCATCGAGGAGCGGGGCGTCCAGGGCAACGAGCCGATCCTGGCTCTGCACCGCGACCTGGCTGAGCGGGAGCGCCAGACCTGGGGCGGCAGCGTGGCCGGCAGTGCGCCTCAGGCCGGCTGA
- a CDS encoding ABC transporter substrate-binding protein, with the protein MKKLGLITSLLLMGGVAFAATPKDTLVIQESADIPTMDPGVTYDTASGQFTENIYETLWTYKGASLREFQPLLATAIPSYTNGGKTLTVKLRQGVKFHSGNSFTCTDAEYSFRRNLVTNSGESGNWFLSDSLLGTPSNANDDKSVTWAKIAAAVKCSNPSTLVFTLPKPDPAFLAKLAFTGQSIVDMKWAIQQGEWNGTEATWQQWVGKDLTGGGLDKKPSGTGAYQMVSRDANAILLKAFAGYWGKKPSITNIVWQKVPEQAARYQSFLRGDADIIETGPRANVQEQLVGKPGVKFIDNLPNTTSTAFFMNEKISDPAALGSGKLDGKGIPANFFSDVNVRRAFSYSFDYATYIKDVQQGKGMQRTMLLPDTFPGYTGKVKKYSFDPKQATAYFKRAFSGNLWKNGFVLNMDYRAGASASQTAAELLKKNIESLNPKFRVNITAKQWSQMLTDSKNGKEPSVILAWAPDYADPDNFLYTFYSSNGYYYPRNNWKDASVDKWLDQARVTLDPAARNKLYAQVAQRAYEQAPYILIPAGVNFTVVRDNLQGVSAGTYNPMRSDAVTGNLWKDLSKN; encoded by the coding sequence ATGAAGAAACTGGGCCTCATCACTTCTCTGTTGCTTATGGGCGGCGTTGCGTTTGCTGCCACCCCCAAAGACACCCTGGTCATCCAGGAATCGGCCGACATCCCCACCATGGACCCGGGCGTCACGTACGACACCGCCTCCGGCCAGTTCACCGAGAACATCTACGAGACGCTCTGGACCTACAAGGGCGCGAGCCTGCGTGAGTTCCAGCCGCTGCTCGCCACCGCCATCCCCAGCTACACCAACGGCGGCAAAACCCTGACCGTCAAGCTGCGTCAGGGCGTGAAGTTCCACAGCGGCAACAGCTTCACCTGCACGGACGCGGAGTACAGCTTCCGCCGCAACCTGGTGACCAACAGCGGCGAGAGCGGCAACTGGTTCCTGAGTGACTCGCTGCTCGGGACCCCCAGCAACGCCAACGACGACAAGAGCGTCACCTGGGCCAAGATCGCGGCGGCCGTGAAGTGCAGCAACCCCAGCACCCTGGTGTTCACGCTGCCCAAGCCGGACCCGGCCTTCCTCGCCAAGCTCGCCTTCACCGGCCAGAGCATCGTGGACATGAAGTGGGCCATCCAGCAGGGCGAGTGGAACGGCACCGAGGCGACTTGGCAGCAGTGGGTCGGCAAGGACCTGACCGGCGGCGGCCTGGACAAGAAGCCCAGCGGCACCGGTGCGTACCAGATGGTCAGCCGTGACGCCAACGCCATCCTGCTGAAGGCGTTCGCCGGCTACTGGGGCAAGAAGCCGAGCATCACCAACATCGTCTGGCAGAAGGTGCCGGAGCAGGCCGCCCGTTACCAGTCGTTCCTGCGCGGCGACGCCGACATCATCGAGACGGGCCCGCGCGCCAACGTGCAGGAGCAGCTGGTGGGCAAGCCGGGCGTCAAGTTCATTGACAACCTGCCGAACACCACCTCCACCGCGTTCTTCATGAACGAGAAGATCTCGGATCCAGCGGCGCTGGGCAGCGGGAAGCTGGACGGCAAGGGCATCCCCGCCAACTTCTTCAGCGACGTGAACGTGCGCCGCGCCTTCAGCTACAGCTTCGACTACGCCACCTACATCAAGGACGTGCAGCAGGGCAAGGGCATGCAGCGCACCATGCTGCTCCCCGACACCTTCCCCGGCTACACCGGCAAGGTCAAGAAGTACAGCTTCGACCCCAAGCAGGCCACCGCCTACTTCAAGCGCGCCTTCAGCGGCAACCTCTGGAAGAACGGCTTCGTGCTGAACATGGACTACCGTGCCGGCGCGTCGGCCAGCCAGACGGCCGCCGAGCTGCTCAAGAAGAACATCGAGTCGCTGAACCCCAAGTTCCGCGTGAACATCACCGCCAAGCAGTGGTCGCAGATGCTGACCGACAGCAAGAACGGCAAGGAGCCGTCGGTGATCCTGGCGTGGGCTCCGGACTACGCCGACCCGGATAACTTCCTGTACACCTTCTACAGCAGCAACGGCTACTACTACCCGCGCAACAACTGGAAGGACGCCAGCGTGGACAAGTGGCTCGACCAGGCCCGCGTGACCCTGGACCCGGCCGCCCGCAACAAGCTGTACGCCCAGGTGGCCCAGCGCGCCTACGAGCAGGCTCCCTACATCCTGATCCCGGCGGGCGTGAACTTCACGGTCGTGCGTGACAACCTGCAGGGCGTCAGCGCCGGCACCTACAACCCGATGCGTTCGGACGCCGTCACCGGCAACCTCTGGAAGGACCTCAGCAAGAACTGA
- a CDS encoding D-alanine--D-alanine ligase family protein, producing MKKRILLLAGGQSGEHEVSLMSARGVLAALPRDRFEVTPLVISRQGRWLPPSDTVRALEQGRAEGGGESLLKRVASVSGFDLVFPLLHGPNGEDGTVQGLLTLAGLPYVGSGVLGSAVSMDKAMTKSVLESAGIPQVPSRLATRKQWREQPEAVRDLAADLGLPLFVKPANMGSSVGISKVRSEMELDAALDLAFSLDRRVVLEAMTAGKPRELEVGILGNDAPLASPVGELRFDADFYDYQTKYTEGRASMHIPADLPKAVAEQVRDLALQAFRALDCAGLARVDFFYLEDSGELYLNEVNTMPGFTPTSMYPKLWEAAGWSYSALVTRLVELGLEER from the coding sequence ATGAAGAAACGCATTCTGCTGCTGGCCGGTGGACAGTCCGGAGAGCACGAGGTCAGCCTGATGAGCGCCCGGGGGGTGCTGGCGGCCCTGCCGCGCGACCGCTTCGAGGTGACCCCGCTGGTGATCAGCCGCCAGGGGCGCTGGCTGCCGCCCTCCGACACCGTGCGGGCGCTGGAGCAGGGCCGCGCCGAGGGGGGCGGCGAGAGCCTGCTGAAGCGGGTGGCCAGCGTCAGCGGCTTCGATCTGGTGTTTCCGCTGCTGCACGGCCCCAATGGGGAGGACGGCACGGTGCAGGGCCTGCTGACCCTGGCGGGCTTGCCGTACGTGGGCTCCGGGGTGCTGGGCAGCGCCGTCAGCATGGACAAGGCCATGACCAAATCTGTGCTGGAGTCGGCCGGCATTCCGCAGGTTCCGTCTCGGCTGGCCACCCGCAAACAGTGGCGTGAGCAGCCGGAGGCCGTGCGCGATCTGGCCGCCGATCTGGGCCTGCCGCTGTTCGTGAAGCCGGCCAACATGGGCAGCAGCGTGGGCATCAGCAAGGTCCGCAGCGAGATGGAGCTGGACGCGGCGCTGGACCTGGCTTTCAGCCTGGACCGCCGGGTGGTGCTGGAAGCCATGACGGCCGGCAAGCCGCGCGAACTGGAGGTGGGCATCCTGGGCAACGACGCGCCGCTGGCCTCTCCGGTGGGTGAGCTGCGCTTCGACGCGGACTTCTACGACTACCAGACCAAGTACACCGAGGGCCGCGCCAGCATGCACATCCCGGCCGACCTGCCGAAAGCGGTCGCGGAGCAGGTGCGTGACCTGGCGCTGCAGGCCTTCCGGGCGCTCGACTGCGCCGGGCTGGCGCGGGTGGACTTTTTTTACCTGGAAGACAGCGGCGAGCTGTACCTCAACGAGGTCAACACCATGCCCGGCTTCACGCCCACCAGCATGTATCCCAAGCTGTGGGAGGCGGCCGGCTGGAGCTACTCGGCGCTGGTTACGCGGCTGGTGGAGCTGGGGCTGGAGGAGCGCTGA
- the aroB gene encoding 3-dehydroquinate synthase — protein sequence MPRIEVGGPAPYPVTVERGTLERVRVPHAQVALIHDAGVPERWVRQVEQALSPALSVQVPARDDSKTVTVYADVLSQLAQAGLTRSGAVVGLGGGATTDLAGFVAATYLRGVAFYSLPTTLLGMVDAAVGGKTGINLPEGKNLVGAFYPARAVWCDPQVLETLPPAVFREGAAEAYKHGLIADPSLLERVLSPDFRPEHPAFEDTLADAIRVKAEVVTRDLTEQGERAHLNFGHTLAHALEAVTHHGMSHGFAVGYGMHYAALLSRALGGTDLSSHTRRFLAWQQPSPLPELSFDDLSPYMARDKKADDQGVRFVLLHDLARPYLARVPDTTLREVYATWQQDCTAFALSPS from the coding sequence GTGCCTCGGATTGAGGTAGGCGGCCCCGCACCTTACCCCGTGACGGTGGAGCGCGGCACGCTAGAGCGAGTGCGGGTGCCGCACGCCCAGGTGGCCCTGATTCACGACGCCGGGGTGCCGGAGCGCTGGGTGCGGCAGGTGGAGCAGGCGCTCTCCCCCGCCCTCAGCGTCCAGGTGCCGGCCCGCGACGACAGCAAGACCGTGACCGTCTATGCAGACGTGCTCTCGCAGCTGGCGCAGGCAGGCCTGACCCGCAGCGGCGCGGTGGTGGGGCTGGGCGGCGGCGCCACCACCGATCTGGCCGGCTTCGTGGCGGCCACCTACCTGCGCGGCGTCGCCTTCTACAGCCTGCCCACCACCCTGCTGGGCATGGTGGACGCGGCGGTGGGCGGCAAGACCGGCATCAACCTGCCGGAGGGCAAGAACCTGGTGGGCGCGTTCTATCCGGCGCGGGCAGTGTGGTGCGACCCGCAGGTGCTGGAGACCCTGCCGCCGGCCGTGTTCCGCGAGGGCGCGGCCGAAGCCTACAAGCACGGCCTGATCGCCGACCCCAGCCTGCTGGAGCGGGTGCTGTCGCCCGACTTCCGGCCGGAGCATCCGGCCTTCGAAGACACCCTGGCCGACGCCATCCGGGTCAAGGCCGAGGTGGTCACCCGCGACCTGACCGAGCAGGGCGAGCGGGCCCACCTGAATTTTGGCCACACACTGGCGCACGCATTGGAGGCCGTCACGCACCACGGCATGTCACACGGCTTTGCCGTGGGCTACGGCATGCACTACGCCGCGCTGCTGTCGCGGGCGCTGGGAGGCACCGACCTGAGCAGCCACACCCGCCGCTTCCTGGCATGGCAACAGCCCAGCCCCCTGCCGGAGCTGAGCTTCGATGACCTGAGCCCCTACATGGCCCGCGACAAGAAAGCCGATGACCAGGGCGTGCGCTTCGTGCTGCTGCACGACCTGGCCCGGCCGTATCTGGCGCGGGTGCCGGACACCACGCTGCGCGAGGTCTACGCCACCTGGCAGCAGGACTGCACTGCCTTCGCCCTCTCTCCTTCCTGA
- the aroC gene encoding chorismate synthase: MRFLTAGESHGPQLTAIIEGLPSQLPLGKADIDPWLRKRQGGYGRGRRMVIETDEAQILSGVRAGRTTGAPITLAIANKDHRNWTEIMSPEPGGEPRKKALTDARPGHADLAGGIKYRHKDLRDVLERASARETAARVAVGSVALKLLSELGVQGANHVVSLGGIEAREGFDWNALDAIEDSDLRTADQDAAEQMRERIDRAKRDGDTLGGILEVRFRGLPVGLGSYAHSDRKLDGRIAGAVMSVQAMKGVEIGRAFDQARLPGSGVHDAVYYDQPGYRRDTNRAGGLEAGMTNGEELIIRVAMKPIATLMSPLPTVNVLTHEASDAARERSDTTAVPAAGVVLQTVVGWVLADAMLEKFGGDTLPELQERVAAAQQYALQY; encoded by the coding sequence ATGAGGTTTCTGACCGCAGGCGAATCACACGGGCCACAGCTGACAGCCATCATCGAGGGGCTGCCGTCGCAGCTGCCGCTGGGCAAGGCCGACATCGACCCCTGGCTCAGAAAACGCCAGGGCGGCTATGGCCGTGGCCGGCGCATGGTGATCGAAACCGACGAGGCCCAGATCCTGAGCGGGGTGCGGGCGGGCCGCACCACCGGCGCCCCCATCACGCTGGCGATCGCCAACAAGGACCACCGCAACTGGACCGAGATCATGTCGCCGGAGCCGGGTGGCGAGCCGCGCAAGAAGGCCCTGACCGACGCCCGGCCCGGCCACGCCGACCTCGCGGGCGGCATCAAGTACCGCCACAAGGACCTGCGCGACGTGCTGGAGCGCGCCAGCGCTCGCGAGACGGCCGCGCGGGTGGCGGTGGGGAGCGTGGCCCTGAAACTGCTCTCGGAGCTGGGGGTGCAGGGGGCCAACCACGTGGTGAGCCTGGGCGGCATCGAGGCGCGGGAGGGGTTTGACTGGAACGCGTTGGACGCCATCGAGGACAGCGACCTGCGCACCGCTGACCAGGACGCCGCCGAGCAGATGCGTGAACGCATCGACCGGGCCAAGCGGGACGGCGACACGCTGGGCGGCATCCTGGAGGTGCGCTTCCGGGGGTTGCCGGTGGGGCTGGGCAGTTACGCGCACAGCGACCGCAAGCTGGACGGGCGCATCGCGGGGGCGGTCATGAGCGTGCAGGCCATGAAGGGCGTGGAGATCGGCCGGGCCTTCGATCAGGCGCGGCTGCCGGGCAGCGGCGTGCATGACGCCGTGTATTACGACCAGCCGGGCTACCGCCGCGACACCAACCGGGCCGGTGGGCTGGAGGCGGGCATGACCAACGGCGAGGAGCTGATCATCCGCGTGGCCATGAAGCCGATTGCCACGCTGATGAGCCCGCTGCCCACCGTGAACGTGCTGACCCACGAGGCCAGCGACGCGGCCCGCGAGCGCAGCGACACCACCGCCGTGCCGGCGGCCGGGGTGGTGCTGCAGACGGTGGTGGGCTGGGTGCTCGCCGACGCGATGCTGGAGAAGTTCGGCGGCGATACCCTGCCGGAACTGCAGGAGCGGGTGGCGGCGGCGCAGCAGTACGCGCTGCAGTACTGA